One Bosea sp. 685 DNA segment encodes these proteins:
- a CDS encoding ABC transporter permease, translating to MRRATPVRFDSFRPAMILGSAIAFVAVLAPLVAVIWVSFFKNKIIGFPPSGYTLDWYLAAWEMTRFRDGFVTSLQLGMVATLVSLLVGVPASVVLARGDFPGREAIQALLLAPLIVPGIVAGAAFYMFLIEIEVVTGIQIAMTFAGLAIAHSLIALPWTVRLVTASLLGADRQLEEAALTMGARPLKAFWRVTWPVIRPGVVAGGLFSFVVSFVDLEKSLFLVGPGTTTLPIAIVNYLEWSIDPTIAAVATVQIVLIAAGLVVTDRYFKLTRAF from the coding sequence ATGCGGCGCGCCACTCCGGTAAGATTCGACAGCTTTCGTCCCGCCATGATCCTGGGCTCCGCCATCGCCTTCGTGGCGGTGCTGGCGCCGCTCGTCGCGGTGATCTGGGTCAGCTTCTTCAAGAACAAGATCATCGGCTTTCCGCCGAGCGGCTACACGCTCGACTGGTATCTGGCTGCCTGGGAGATGACCCGGTTTCGCGACGGCTTCGTCACCAGCCTGCAACTGGGCATGGTGGCGACGCTGGTCAGCCTGCTGGTCGGCGTTCCCGCCTCCGTCGTGCTGGCGCGGGGCGATTTTCCCGGGCGGGAGGCGATCCAGGCCTTGCTGCTGGCGCCATTGATCGTGCCGGGCATCGTCGCGGGCGCGGCCTTCTACATGTTCCTGATCGAGATCGAGGTCGTGACCGGCATCCAGATCGCGATGACCTTTGCTGGGCTGGCGATCGCCCACAGCCTCATCGCTCTGCCCTGGACGGTCAGGCTCGTCACCGCCTCGCTGCTGGGAGCCGACCGCCAGCTCGAGGAAGCGGCGCTCACCATGGGAGCCCGGCCGCTCAAGGCCTTCTGGCGCGTGACCTGGCCGGTCATCCGGCCGGGTGTCGTGGCGGGTGGGCTGTTCTCGTTCGTGGTCTCGTTCGTCGACCTCGAGAAGTCCCTGTTCCTGGTGGGGCCCGGCACCACCACGCTGCCCATCGCCATCGTGAACTATCTGGAGTGGAGCATCGATCCCACGATCGCGGCCGTCGCCACCGTCCAGATCGTCCTCATCGCGGCCGGGCTCGTGGTCACGGACCGCTATTTCAAGCTCACGCGCGCATTCTGA
- a CDS encoding response regulator transcription factor has protein sequence MFQPRGTPDRGRPIKRLLLIEDDDTFGILLAAYFKTASYLTERVGSAEAGLRRLDRESWDAVIIDLNLPDEDGIVLTRMVRARSSIPIVVVTGRHGAEDRLLALEIGADDFITKPFEPRELVLRLNNILRRGERQDKNPAIRLGCAGGELDLAGRTLLNGAGDRVDLSAIEFAMLTVLARSPDRVLTRAQMIDAVTSGDAPETERAIDIRISRLRRKLAEAGLDTALLKTVRGYGYKLETAPRLQAGGTGRASRRDA, from the coding sequence TTGTTTCAGCCTCGAGGGACTCCAGACAGGGGACGTCCGATCAAGCGACTGCTGCTCATCGAGGATGACGACACCTTCGGCATTCTTCTCGCCGCCTATTTCAAGACGGCGAGCTACCTCACCGAGAGAGTGGGATCGGCGGAGGCCGGGCTAAGGCGGCTGGATCGCGAGAGCTGGGACGCCGTCATCATCGATCTCAACCTGCCTGACGAGGACGGCATCGTGCTGACGCGCATGGTGCGGGCGCGGTCGTCCATCCCGATCGTCGTGGTCACGGGGCGCCATGGCGCGGAAGACCGGCTGCTGGCGCTGGAAATCGGCGCGGATGATTTCATCACCAAGCCATTCGAGCCGCGCGAGCTCGTGCTGCGCCTCAACAACATCCTGCGCCGCGGCGAGCGGCAGGACAAAAATCCCGCCATCCGCCTGGGTTGCGCCGGCGGGGAGCTCGATCTGGCGGGCCGCACCCTGCTCAACGGCGCCGGCGACAGGGTCGATCTGAGCGCGATCGAATTCGCAATGCTGACCGTGCTGGCGCGAAGCCCGGATCGCGTTCTGACGCGCGCCCAGATGATCGATGCCGTAACCAGTGGCGACGCCCCGGAAACCGAGCGCGCCATCGATATCAGGATTTCGCGGCTGCGCAGAAAGCTGGCAGAGGCCGGGCTCGACACCGCCTTGCTGAAGACGGTCCGGGGCTATGGCTACAAGCTCGAAACCGCGCCGCGGCTTCAGGCCGGAGGGACCGGCCGCGCCTCGAGACGCGACGCATAG
- a CDS encoding PotD/PotF family extracellular solute-binding protein, with the protein MSDHHLAADGLDRRRLLGLGAATALGAMLPTPSQAQSGDLVVSNWGGDWNERIVKGFEAPAFGASPLRIVHDLAPVPERKAKLLAERRLPRGTVDVTWLSDADAYEMNAQGALETLDVARIPSLGSVNEKFRLPYLVPCIYGGVVILYNPAKIPEPPTSFTDLWNPKYAGRVGLMDQIYFNYIYAAALSHGGSMGDVGKAFPALLDMKKAVQPRLYPSHQALAAAFKDEEIWISANYSARAVQWEVEGLPIRWAYPGEGAVFVSFGAGIPKRARNTDGAYKYLDAMLQPKPMGAIAEATSYSVVTGNAELASDVRKRLELTPEQIAKLNFVDYAYAAKNDPKWVEWWNKEFKA; encoded by the coding sequence GTGTCGGATCATCATCTTGCGGCGGACGGTCTCGACCGTCGGCGCCTTCTCGGACTTGGGGCGGCCACTGCCCTGGGCGCAATGCTGCCCACGCCCTCACAGGCGCAGAGCGGCGATCTGGTCGTCTCGAACTGGGGCGGCGACTGGAACGAACGCATCGTGAAGGGGTTTGAAGCCCCGGCCTTCGGTGCCTCGCCGCTGCGCATCGTCCATGACCTCGCTCCGGTGCCTGAGCGCAAGGCCAAGCTCCTCGCCGAGCGCCGGCTGCCGCGCGGCACCGTCGACGTGACCTGGCTCAGCGACGCCGACGCCTATGAAATGAACGCACAGGGCGCGCTCGAGACGCTCGATGTCGCGCGCATCCCCAGCCTTGGCAGCGTCAACGAGAAGTTCCGGCTGCCCTATCTCGTGCCCTGCATCTATGGCGGCGTGGTGATCCTCTACAATCCCGCCAAGATTCCCGAGCCCCCCACGAGCTTCACCGATCTGTGGAACCCGAAATATGCCGGCCGCGTCGGGCTGATGGACCAGATCTACTTCAACTACATCTATGCCGCCGCGCTCTCCCATGGCGGCTCGATGGGCGATGTCGGCAAGGCCTTCCCGGCGCTGCTCGATATGAAGAAGGCCGTCCAACCGCGGCTTTACCCCTCGCACCAGGCGCTCGCCGCCGCCTTCAAGGACGAGGAGATCTGGATCTCGGCCAATTACAGCGCCCGGGCTGTGCAATGGGAGGTCGAAGGCCTGCCGATCCGCTGGGCCTACCCCGGGGAAGGCGCGGTCTTCGTCTCGTTCGGAGCCGGTATTCCCAAGCGCGCCCGCAATACCGACGGCGCCTATAAATATCTCGACGCGATGCTGCAGCCCAAGCCCATGGGCGCGATCGCGGAGGCGACCTCCTATTCAGTGGTGACCGGCAATGCCGAGCTTGCATCTGATGTGCGCAAGCGACTCGAACTCACGCCCGAGCAAATCGCCAAGCTGAACTTCGTCGACTACGCCTACGCGGCCAAGAACGATCCGAAATGGGTCGAATGGTGGAACAAGGAATTCAAGGCTTGA
- a CDS encoding ABC transporter permease, giving the protein MTLALDAPAPSLSPRPARRFSAGWLLLPSLTLVLAGLVLPLVMMGRTSLAVFDPGQVATEGLTLENYTRFFGDPFYLWILARTLTVAASCTVVCLLLGLPAAYILTRLTSPGLKTALILATIIPLLMGNAVRAAGWMVLLADRGLVNSALLYAGIIVEPVRILYTGAAVVIGLIAVLLPFMIISLQSVFEGIGEIYEEAALSLGARPWSMFFRVLLPLAMPGIFSGCLLCFVLAVNAYATPVLIGGPSFQMMAPKVYEQAIKVYNWPFAASLAFILMGVTFALTVLSSVTLRKRYGMV; this is encoded by the coding sequence TTGACCCTGGCCTTGGATGCCCCCGCACCGAGCCTTTCGCCGCGCCCCGCCCGCCGGTTCAGTGCCGGCTGGCTGCTGCTCCCGAGCCTGACCCTGGTGCTGGCCGGCCTTGTCCTGCCCCTCGTCATGATGGGGCGGACGAGTCTCGCGGTGTTCGATCCGGGCCAGGTCGCCACCGAGGGGCTGACGCTGGAGAACTATACGCGCTTCTTCGGCGATCCGTTCTATCTGTGGATTCTGGCGCGCACCTTGACGGTCGCGGCCTCCTGCACAGTGGTCTGCCTGCTGCTGGGCCTGCCTGCGGCCTACATCCTCACGCGCCTGACGAGCCCGGGCCTGAAGACCGCGCTGATCCTGGCGACGATCATCCCCCTTTTGATGGGCAATGCCGTGCGCGCCGCCGGCTGGATGGTGCTGCTGGCGGATCGTGGGCTGGTCAATTCGGCGCTGCTTTACGCCGGCATCATCGTCGAGCCTGTCCGCATTCTCTATACGGGCGCTGCGGTCGTGATCGGCCTCATCGCCGTGCTCCTGCCCTTCATGATCATCTCGCTGCAGAGCGTGTTCGAGGGCATCGGCGAAATCTACGAGGAGGCGGCGCTCAGCCTTGGCGCCCGGCCCTGGTCGATGTTCTTTCGCGTGCTGCTGCCGCTGGCGATGCCCGGCATCTTCTCCGGCTGCCTGCTCTGCTTCGTGCTGGCCGTGAACGCCTATGCGACGCCCGTCCTGATCGGAGGGCCGTCCTTCCAGATGATGGCGCCGAAGGTCTATGAGCAGGCGATCAAGGTCTACAACTGGCCTTTCGCGGCGAGTCTAGCCTTCATCCTGATGGGCGTCACCTTCGCGCTGACCGTGCTGTCGAGTGTCACGCTGCGCAAGCGCTACGGGATGGTGTGA